The DNA region ggaaaatttcaaagttctgTACCAGagggtaaaacatttatttatggcTTAATTTTCTGGCCAAAGACCTTTGTAATATTTTGATGGATACATGGGAAACCCATGAAGATTCAGTAACAATTACTACCAATTCTTAGAATCAAACATTTAATTCTCAAACTTTAATTGCAGTTGACAGAACTTGGTGGTGTGCCCCTGATGATCCGCGCGGCTGACATGTGTAACACAATCCCCGACGAGAAGGTGGTTCTGACCTACACCAGCTATCTGTGTGCTCGCCTCCTCAATATCCGACAGGAGACTCGAGCCGCACGAACCATACAGCTAGCATGGCGCAAACACATCCTCCACAAAAACAGGGGGAAAATCAAGGTACAAGACTTTTTTTGTACATAACTTGCtggaaaataattaatttagttTTGACTATATTCTCATCATCAAATTTATTCTTTTGAAGATCATCTGTTCTTAAAACTGAATAAACATTCTTTCTGTTCAATGTTATGCCTCTGTCACAactatttattcttttttttcagctAAAGATTAAAGCTGCAATTAAAATTCAGAGATTTGTGAGAAGCTGGCTTCAAAGACTGCATGTTAAAAAACAAGAGTCCAGTGCCATTATCATCCAGAAGTATGCCAGAGGATTCTTAGCAAGGGAGAGAACAATGCAATtgcaaaaggaaaaaaaaatgaaagctgCAAAAGTAGTGTTGGTAAGTTTTGAGGCTTGAtggtttaataaaacaattctcTAAACAAACTGATTTTCGCGAGAGCCTCATTGTCACAAATATTTCTCGCCATGAGCCAGCCCTTTTCATATAGTTTTAACAATAACAGGGGTCTGGAATGATTAAGTTGCTAAAATTAGTTGTCGCAAACTAGTTTGTCCCAAATAAATAGCAGAATAAAGTCgatgcgaataaaagttggtttacagtacctGCACTACAGgttttacaatacaatatcatgctGACCTGTAGTGTGAACTATAATGTCCAGTGTTGTGAGAAAGAAAATAATAGTTTTATGTTTCTTTACAGCAATGCTTGATGGCCCACAGAGAGAGACAGCGATTTATTAGGATGAAAGGTTGTGCTATAAAGATTCAGAGTGTCGTTAGGGGATTCCTTGTAAGGAAACAGGTAGCAAAGGAGCAGACTGCAGCAAGGAGAATACAGAACTGGTATTTGTCATCAAAGGAGAGTATAAAGATCAGAAAAGAGTTCCTCATTACAAAACAATGTGCTATAACCATtcaaaaaggagtcagaaactTTATTCAGAAAAGGAGATCAGAGAAAGAAATGGCTGCTCTTGTTCTTCAGACGACTTGGAGAGCTTTCTGTACAAGGCGTTGGTACAAAGAGCTGCAGTCGAGTACTATTGTAATTCAAAGAGCAGTGCGTACATGGAAACAAAGGAGAGAATTCGTTAGAAAGAGAGAGGCAGTCATGATACTGCAACAAAATTATAGATGTTACCAGGTAACCAAGCAATGTAGATCTAACTTCCTACAAACCAGATCCTCATGTATTGTTATCCAGAATGCTTGGAGAAGACGCATGGAAATTCGCAATCAGGCTGCAGTCACTGTTCAGCGTAACTGGAGACAGTTTGTGGCTCTGAGAAAATACCAAGCTATAAAGAAGGCAACAGTCACAATACAATCTGCTTTCAGAGCTGTATCTGCCAGAAAACAGTTCTTAAAGAAGAAATTGGCAGTTTTGAAGATACAGAAAAGATATAGGGAGAttttggaaggaaaaaaattaaggaaaGTATTCCTGGCACAGAAATCAGCAGCAACAACTGTACAGACCTCATATAGAGCACATAGAATAAGAAAACAGTTTCTCAAGACAAAGTTTGCTGTAATAATACTTCAGACAGCATTGCGCAAGCAAATAGCAAGGAAGGCATACATACAGAAAAGAGATAGTGctataaaaattcaaagaaaattgcAAGCCACCCTGAAAATGAGGCAAGATTATAATCAGTACCAGTCCATGAGACAGGCAGCTCTCAGAATTCAAGCAAACTTCCGAGGACATGTGGTCAGGAAAGCTGTAAGAGCAGTGAAACAACAAGAGAAAGCAGCCAATGAGGCTGCAGTCACTCTTCAATGTCAATGGAGACAGATTTTGGCTCAGAGAAAATACAGAGCCATGAAGAAAGCAACTATCACAATACAAGCTGCTTTCAGGGCTGTATCTGCTAGAAAACAATTCTTAGAGAAGAAAATAGCAGTTCTGAAGATACAGAAAAGATGTAGAGAAATTTTGAAAGGAAGAAAAGTCAGGAAACAGTTCCTTACAAAAAAATCAGCAGCAACAACCATACAGGCTATATACAGGGCCCATAGAATGAGGGAACAGTTTCTCAAGACAAAGTCTGCTGTGATAGTTCTTCAGACAGCATTGCGTAAGCAAATAGCAAGGAAAGCATACACTCAGAAAAGAGATAGTGctataaaaattcaaacaaaattgaGAGCCACCCTGAGAATGAGGCAAGATTATAATAGGTACCAGTCTATGAAGCAGGCAGCTCTGAGAATTCAAGCAAACTTCAGAGGACATGTGGTCAGGAAAGCTGTAAGAGCAGTGAAGCAACAAGAGAAAGCAGCCAATGAGGCTGCAGTCACTCTTCAATGTCAATGGAGACAGATTTTGGCTCAGAGAAAATACAGAGTCATGAAGGAAGCAACCATTACAATACAAGCTGCTTTCAGGGCTGTATCTGctagaaaacaatttttaaagaagaaaacagCAGTTTTTAAGATACAGAAAAGATATAGAGAGATTTTGGAAGGAAGAAAAGTCAGGAAACAGTTCCTTACACAGAAATCAGCAGCAACAACCATACAGGCTACATACAGGGCCCATAGAATGAGGGAACAGTTTCTCAAGACAAAGTCTGCTGTGATAGTTCTTCAGACAGCATTGCGTAAGCAAATAGCAAGGAAAGCATACACACAGAATAGAAAAAGTgctttaaaaattcaaagaaagtTGCGAGCCACCTTGAAAATGAGGCAAGATTATGATCGGTACCAGTCTATGAAGCAGGCAGCTCTGAGAATTCAAGCAAACTTCAGAGGACATAtggtcagaaaagctgtaaGAGCTGTGAAACAACAAGAGAAAGCAGCCAAAATGATTCAGAAGACATGGAGGTGTCATGTGATGAGGAGAAAATATCTAGTGCAGAAAAACAGTGCCAAGACAATACAAAAAGCTTACCGATCTTGGAAACAGAAAGAACAAGAAAAGCTAAGAAATCATGCAGCTGTAATCTTGCAAAGAAGATACAGAGCTTTAAAGTGCATGATGTTATCCAAGAAATCCTATCTCAGGATCAAGTCTGCTTGCTGTTTCATTCAGCAGACCTGGAGAAAACGAGTAGAAATGAGGAATAGTGCAGCATTAAGAATACAGTCATACTGGAGATCATATGCTGCTCAAAGAAAATATAAGGAAACTCAGAGGCAGGTCATTACGCTGCAGGCAGCTGTCAGAGGTTGGAGGACaaggaaaaattatttagagagGAAGAAATCAGCTTTGGTTATTCAACAGTGGTACAGAGCACACCAGAGAGGAATAGACCAGAGAAATAGCTTCCTTGTTACCAAAGGAGCAATATTGACCATTCAGGCAGTGTACAGAGGTTATAAACAAAGGATACATTTCAGAAAATTAAGACATTATGTCACAAAAATCCAAGCTTTATATAGAGGTCGCAAAGAGAGGAGGGaatatgtaaagaaaagaaGTGCAGCTATGACTATTCAGAATCGATTAAGAGAAAGTTTGAAATCAAGGCATCAACGAAGGCAATTTCTGATGCAAAAGATGGCTGCTATTAAAATTCAAGCACAATGCAGAGCATATCTGGTGCGGAATCAATTTAAAAAGGTTCAAAATGCCGTCATCAGAATTCAGTCTGCTACAAGAACTTATCTACAAAGAAAACAGTTTCAAGATATCAGAGGAAATGTCTGTAAAATTCAGAGAAAGTGGAGTGCAACTCTCTCCATGAGAAAGGCAAGAAGAGAATTTCTGATCATGAAAGGTGCTGCAATAACTGTACAGGCATGTTGTAGGAAATACCAGAcacaaagaaaatatcaacaactGAGGGAATCAACAGTCAAACTCCAGTCAATGGTACGCAGTCATCTTGTTCGCAGAAAGTTTGTGAAATTAAAGCAATCTTCACTGATCATTCAGAAGCATTGGAGATCATTCATGGAAATGAAGAAAGTACATCAGAACTACCTAATTCAGAAAGGAGCAGCATTAACTATTCAAGCTTGCTTCAGGGGATACAAAGTTCGTAAAGAATACACAAAGAAAATGTCAGGAGTTGTCCGGTTGCAGTCAGCCATCAGAAGATTCCTTTGTCAGAAAAGATACACGGAACTGAGAAGTGCTGTCATTGGAGTTCAAAGACTTTTCCGAAGAAAAATGTTGGTCACACAAATCAGGGAAGAATTCCTAATTATGAAAGGAGCTGCAATAACTATTCAAGCCCATTACAGACGACACCTTCAGCAAAGAGACTACAAGCAGAAAAAGCTCGCAGTTGTAAAGTTACAGGCATGTCTTCGTATGAAAACACAGAGAAAATCATTCCAAGCCATGAAAATTGCTGCCATTAAAATACAGAAATGGTTTAGGAAAGAAGTATTGAGAATGAAAGTGAGAGAGGAGTATCTGAAGAAAAGAAGTTCAGTCATTACTCTTCAAAGAGCGGTAAGACTTCATATTGCTCGCAAAAAGGCTGATGTACTAAAAAGATCAGTTGTTTGTATCCAGGCTCAAGTCAGAAAAGTTATTGCAATGCAGAAGTTTCAAAAACTGAAGAAAAGTACTCTTCTGTTGCAAAGGCGTTATCGAGCAAAGATTCAGGGCAGATTAGCTCGTCAACAGTATCATTCTATGCGTAAAGCAGCTATAACAATCCAGGCATGCGTCAGACGAAAACAAGTTCAAAAATTGATGGCAGCTCAACAAGAATGTGCTAAAAGAATTCAGTGCTGGTATAGAAGCAGAAAACAACAAAGAGCCTATATGGCACTTAGGCAAGCTGTTGTTGTTTGCCAGAAAGCTTATAGAAATAAAAGGCTGGGTCAGACCGAGCGCAATAGATACATTGTTACGATAAGGTCTGTTAGAAGAATCCAGGCAATGTATCGAGGTCACAAGACACGCTGCATGTACCAAAGGATGAAACAGGCTATAGTGAAAATCCAGTCATCCTTCAGAGGTTTTCTAGAAAGAGTAAGGATAAGGAGACTTCATGAGGCAGCCATAGTCATACAGAGAAGTTACAGGGCTCACAGACACAATGTAATGGTCAAGGTGagagcatttttttatttaagaaaatattttcaaatttacaataagaagCTAAATTATATACCAGTGTttagtttgatattttaaaatcactaTTTTTTTCCATATAGCTTCAACAAGCAGAAAGATTAGCCTATCTGTCCAGATTTGCCCAAACAGTCAGGTTTCACATGTCAGCCATGGTGATACAGCAGTGCTACAGGAAATACTTGTCCCTGTGTCGAGCGGAGGAACAGCTACAGAAGATCCTAGTGCTACAGGTTAGTGTCTGTGTGCTGATTCAAATAATCTTCaattttgaattacatgtagttccTTGCAAAATGGAAATGCAGCTTTGTGAATAAATAAGACTGTTAGATGTCTATATTTATGAACATGTAGTTGAAAATGATTGTGCAATTGTTTAATATTCAGAAACCCATTAATGaacattttccttttctttattGTAGAATTGGTTTAGAGGTAGAATTTGTCGAATGAGGTTTCTAAAGCTGAAAAAATCAATCCTTACCATCCAGTCAGCAGCACTGCAATGGTTGAAATCCCAGGGTGAAAAAAAGAGACAACATGCGGCTGTAGTTATCCAGGTAAAACAACTTAATCGGTGATAACTGTATTCTGTATTATGACATTTAGTCATCTTTACAGCTTTTTGTTTTGACCTAGTGTGATGTTTTGACTTGTATATGTACAGGCTGTTTGGAGAGGTAGACAGGTTAGAATGAAGAACAAATCCAAGAAACTTGAGGCGGTGCGCAAGCGAGTAGTGGAGGCCCACCGGTCGGCCACTGAGGACAAGAAGCTGGGGAACCGCACAGAGTCTGCCCTAGACTATCTCCTCAAGTACAAACAGCTGTCCCAGATACTGGAGGCACTTGTTCACCTAGGTACATTTACGTTTGTTATCAAGTCAAAACTGTCTGCTCCAAATGCATCAACGGTTTGTTCTTCCACATTAACATTTCAGTACTTTGAAACTAGGATGTA from Crassostrea angulata isolate pt1a10 chromosome 7, ASM2561291v2, whole genome shotgun sequence includes:
- the LOC128192051 gene encoding abnormal spindle-like microcephaly-associated protein homolog; translated protein: MTEENIGSTQLKMNDSIDFNPECPGSIVTSTPKPTEGSRRKSNRRSWFEKPSGIKYSIAVENHEKHVAKSRKSDTEMETLVLTHFTNPPKIGFGTCKVGDSKHRTLLVKNPHEYAQNVKIERYPHKKNFSVESKEFDVEGDSVYYLDISWNPENEGNFREMIQFSVDSSYRLQAFVFGTCQNPQQKKKTGGKGLLSRRVKKPLSVVYTQSLANIAKSYSPEKSGISTDTVKIKCVTEKENRPELSEETLVSKDVKKKEKYHRRSNTYSAYCQSDVKPDTPEQLHQEVNLSEGNSMAETKENQTSVENDSNNTPQTSHVSDESSEQRTIIERSQTKVISPDTFVQESTMERRTKEEGVLSGNLSKTPLSVTDAYAKNYVSPNSFLKDLNDTIENVPVGLDQSNSNSPENVLNESVPHNIMLSQLEFVKSNLKWNVSNNGESFTGKHTSVKELTSNCIGSISSNPFSVVPEGTSPRRTTYTVKRQRPSGKAISRAAPKVAGCKTSADRKSGSSQERSGIQKLGNRKPMKRRASGSMTPSSIRKSIADQKGQNRGKNNAWANTFMTEPTPEKMALGKHLHEIPNSICLTPEILQESKNQESAWSEKGHQMLVLPTPERMLLETYRGDKAPRTPLSHHYSDLVLPTPEKNLQKPQQLTSAGVGKTTSKLTFCHASMSKVEFSPKHMPNTCSPLLNDITHVAASTTVSKNPTESSQVVSSTITKEKPTILTPSAERKPFTCLFTPSKDRDEGQSDSSCSENSFPCTPLPTSPNPDLSRRSTHVVENPRIIDGSLLERKRLFPPLDDEEQENKENIPLIQSPCVSAWDKTESGERIKNIDVGSEDKVIPIGYTPSEKHSEKDRSLEVKAETNVEEKVSPSRKVDSFACFVPTEDQTSNHNRKEETKHLVEVPKTKPVRLKSSNLSEKSIKGLVSHKRKADEAGIQQQKSKAPVQRQISKPKAAGIAKSKLILLKKSKTALPKHPMPFASKNIYYDERWMEKQERGFSQWLNFILTPSEDMGNNIKSKVDAAKLCSNKMGPQKLAPTKEALSFKEYSAGRKLNGLRRSACKLFQSTPVVTVVQKVEVEVESQRLMIRKDRKVHADLGLKQAVLDLLMSFNPLWLRIGLETVFGEIIGVHSNSDVVGLSHFIVTRLLSNPDIAAQYAHPSVPHLYSEGFSEAIAQHLLKKFLLLIYFLDYAKCQHMIKHDPCLFCKDSEYKSCKALVAEFSRQFLAGEGDINRHLGYFGYITKHSQTALDEFDYAVKNLSTDLKDGLRLTRILDLLEENVVMKRNLRVPAISRLQKIHNMDIAFTILKDIGIDMEKDAKKVTSRDIVDGHREKTLHLLWTIILKYQIGLLLSVDQLKDEISILERSLQVRNQLQALRNYEQGLQQNRRDSLYDDIYANNELVSLLLKWCRVVCLFYGVKVENFTVSFSDGRALCFLVHHYHPTLLPESLIHTRTTMTYQEEMESLDCSLSDSPAPVSVSADQDVYNDLLKNERENFKVLYQRLTELGGVPLMIRAADMCNTIPDEKVVLTYTSYLCARLLNIRQETRAARTIQLAWRKHILHKNRGKIKLKIKAAIKIQRFVRSWLQRLHVKKQESSAIIIQKYARGFLARERTMQLQKEKKMKAAKVVLQCLMAHRERQRFIRMKGCAIKIQSVVRGFLVRKQVAKEQTAARRIQNWYLSSKESIKIRKEFLITKQCAITIQKGVRNFIQKRRSEKEMAALVLQTTWRAFCTRRWYKELQSSTIVIQRAVRTWKQRREFVRKREAVMILQQNYRCYQVTKQCRSNFLQTRSSCIVIQNAWRRRMEIRNQAAVTVQRNWRQFVALRKYQAIKKATVTIQSAFRAVSARKQFLKKKLAVLKIQKRYREILEGKKLRKVFLAQKSAATTVQTSYRAHRIRKQFLKTKFAVIILQTALRKQIARKAYIQKRDSAIKIQRKLQATLKMRQDYNQYQSMRQAALRIQANFRGHVVRKAVRAVKQQEKAANEAAVTLQCQWRQILAQRKYRAMKKATITIQAAFRAVSARKQFLEKKIAVLKIQKRCREILKGRKVRKQFLTKKSAATTIQAIYRAHRMREQFLKTKSAVIVLQTALRKQIARKAYTQKRDSAIKIQTKLRATLRMRQDYNRYQSMKQAALRIQANFRGHVVRKAVRAVKQQEKAANEAAVTLQCQWRQILAQRKYRVMKEATITIQAAFRAVSARKQFLKKKTAVFKIQKRYREILEGRKVRKQFLTQKSAATTIQATYRAHRMREQFLKTKSAVIVLQTALRKQIARKAYTQNRKSALKIQRKLRATLKMRQDYDRYQSMKQAALRIQANFRGHMVRKAVRAVKQQEKAAKMIQKTWRCHVMRRKYLVQKNSAKTIQKAYRSWKQKEQEKLRNHAAVILQRRYRALKCMMLSKKSYLRIKSACCFIQQTWRKRVEMRNSAALRIQSYWRSYAAQRKYKETQRQVITLQAAVRGWRTRKNYLERKKSALVIQQWYRAHQRGIDQRNSFLVTKGAILTIQAVYRGYKQRIHFRKLRHYVTKIQALYRGRKERREYVKKRSAAMTIQNRLRESLKSRHQRRQFLMQKMAAIKIQAQCRAYLVRNQFKKVQNAVIRIQSATRTYLQRKQFQDIRGNVCKIQRKWSATLSMRKARREFLIMKGAAITVQACCRKYQTQRKYQQLRESTVKLQSMVRSHLVRRKFVKLKQSSLIIQKHWRSFMEMKKVHQNYLIQKGAALTIQACFRGYKVRKEYTKKMSGVVRLQSAIRRFLCQKRYTELRSAVIGVQRLFRRKMLVTQIREEFLIMKGAAITIQAHYRRHLQQRDYKQKKLAVVKLQACLRMKTQRKSFQAMKIAAIKIQKWFRKEVLRMKVREEYLKKRSSVITLQRAVRLHIARKKADVLKRSVVCIQAQVRKVIAMQKFQKLKKSTLLLQRRYRAKIQGRLARQQYHSMRKAAITIQACVRRKQVQKLMAAQQECAKRIQCWYRSRKQQRAYMALRQAVVVCQKAYRNKRLGQTERNRYIVTIRSVRRIQAMYRGHKTRCMYQRMKQAIVKIQSSFRGFLERVRIRRLHEAAIVIQRSYRAHRHNVMVKLQQAERLAYLSRFAQTVRFHMSAMVIQQCYRKYLSLCRAEEQLQKILVLQNWFRGRICRMRFLKLKKSILTIQSAALQWLKSQGEKKRQHAAVVIQAVWRGRQVRMKNKSKKLEAVRKRVVEAHRSATEDKKLGNRTESALDYLLKYKQLSQILEALVHLDVATRLSPACCERMVEVNAVGVIYTLISSCNRSQPHMEIIKLAVSILLNLAKYDKTLPYVFVEGSLDILLDLMQIYREKGVIFNRTCTLVGILGIDNHRRMVMLSQPRVKERIQSLYNLSARKYQLQENQQMRQAKLNASKMFNSTLPIRGTPHKPRKIRPAWVLHRDSLHNIDNPMQAINFVMDNLHIRPK